In Bacillus thuringiensis, the DNA window CATTTTCATCTTTCAATGTAAAGTACATGTGACCACGACTATGATTTTTAAAGTTGGAAATTTCACCTTTTAACCAAACAGACTGCAAATGCGGATCATATTCTATTTTTGTTTTTATATAGCGTGTTAACGCTGTAACGGTTAAATATTGTTTTTCCATTTCTCTCTCCTCATAGCCGACTCAAATTATTTACAAACGACACCTGCGCGCTTAGCAGATTCAACAGTATTATGAAGAAGCATTGTGATCGTCATTGGACCAACACCCTTTGGCACAGGTGTAATGTAACCTGCAACATCTAACACGTTGTCAAAGTCAACATCACCACAAAGTTTACCTGTTTCTAAACGGTTCACACCAACGTCGATTACAACCGCTCCTTCTTTAATATAATCAGCTGTTACCATTTTAGGTCGTCCAACAGCTACGATTAAAATATCAGCTAACTTCGTTAACTCTTTCATATTTTGCGTTTTAGAATGACAATAGGTGACAGTTGCATTTTCATTTAAGAACAATTGCCCCACTGGCTTGCCGACAATATTACTTCTTCCAATTACTACAACATGTTTTCCCGAGATATCAAGATTTGTTTCTTTTACTAATTCTACAATACCGTGCGGTGTACATGGAAGGAATGTATCTTGTCCCGTCATCATACGTCCCACGCTGATTGGGTGAAATCCATCTACATCTTTTTCTGGTGAAATTCTTTCAATGATAGCTTTTTCTTCAATATGTTTTGGTAAAGGTAATTGCACTAAAATGCCATTAATACGGTCATCGACATTTAAGCGATCGATTTCAGCAAGCAAACGCTCCTCAGTAATTGTTTCAGGAAGTTCAATTAGCTCTGAATAGATTCCTACTTGTTCACAGCCCTTTTCTTTTCCTTTTACATAAGAACGAGATGCTGGATCTTCTCCAACTAGAATAACTGCTAATCCTGGTACAATCCCTTGCTCTTTCAACTTCACAACTTCTTCTGTTAATTGTGCTCGTTTTTTCTCCGCAACTTCATTTCCTTTGATGATTACTGCTACCATTTTAAGATTCCCCCTTAAAGAAATTACAGTGTATCTTTTATATTAGATAAAACGCCGTTAATAAAACGACGAGATTCCTCATCCCCAAATGTTTTAGCAATTTCAATTGCCTCGTTAATTGTTACGTTGTGTGGAATTTCTTCCATGTATTTCATTTCATAAACAGCTACACGTAAAATACTGCGGTCAACAATACTAATACGCTCCAGCTTCCATTTTTTTAAGTTTTGACGAATCGCTTCATCAATTACTTCTTTATTTTCTACAAAACCTACTACAAGTGATTCTAGAAACTCATTTGTTTCTTCACCTTCATCTAGCGTGTTTTCCACCGCTACTTTCGGTTCTAATTCACCTGTAATATCCATTTGGTATAATGCTTGCATAGCTCTTT includes these proteins:
- the folD gene encoding bifunctional methylenetetrahydrofolate dehydrogenase/methenyltetrahydrofolate cyclohydrolase FolD, which encodes MVAVIIKGNEVAEKKRAQLTEEVVKLKEQGIVPGLAVILVGEDPASRSYVKGKEKGCEQVGIYSELIELPETITEERLLAEIDRLNVDDRINGILVQLPLPKHIEEKAIIERISPEKDVDGFHPISVGRMMTGQDTFLPCTPHGIVELVKETNLDISGKHVVVIGRSNIVGKPVGQLFLNENATVTYCHSKTQNMKELTKLADILIVAVGRPKMVTADYIKEGAVVIDVGVNRLETGKLCGDVDFDNVLDVAGYITPVPKGVGPMTITMLLHNTVESAKRAGVVCK
- the nusB gene encoding N utilization substance protein NusB; the encoded protein is MKRRTARERAMQALYQMDITGELEPKVAVENTLDEGEETNEFLESLVVGFVENKEVIDEAIRQNLKKWKLERISIVDRSILRVAVYEMKYMEEIPHNVTINEAIEIAKTFGDEESRRFINGVLSNIKDTL